Genomic segment of Salvia splendens isolate huo1 chromosome 12, SspV2, whole genome shotgun sequence:
AATTTGCTTCTTCATTTTctagttatttttaaaaaaatagaggGTTTATGATGTTCAAGTTCAACACTTGATTCTGTTTATTTGAAGAGAGATTAGATATGCCAAAGAGATTCCTATTTTTGAATCTTGGTTGTACTAAATAAATCTGCAATTTCTGCAGATCTCTGAAGAAaacttaaattttatattttgtgaagTCCTTGTTGGAGGTATGCTGTTTCTTCTCATGTAATTTTGCTATTTTGTTATGTTATTTGTATTTACATGACTTTTTGTTGTCGTATTTTTCCTATCTCCATGAAGATATACAGGTCCATGTTAGTATTATGAGCCCGAtttcaagattttttttaatttagcaTGATGTTGAGGAAGCTCGAATCACTTAATTGAGAGTCTGTTTAAAAGTTTCTCCCATTCGGGGCACATTTGGATAGAATTTCTTTAGACGTTGTTTACTTGGGGCGATAGATTAGATTGACATATGAcaatgcatatgaatatgattGAGTGTGAAATGGTTACATGATCAAACTTGTTTAATTCATGAAACTATTTACTAGTAGATTAGCCTATACTTTTTAGTTTATCTAAGTAATCTATCGCCTAAATAAACACCTCCTAAGGTGTGATAGAATATTGGACTGTATTCAAGATTTGCtaattctaaaaaatattaGGTGTAATAGTCCATGTGGAAATGTTTCCTTTTCTGTTTTCTATGAATGTGATTCGTAGGTGTCCCTTCATCttgtgatttatttgtttacCATCTCTGTTTTTGCCACCGACAGCTGGTCTCCCAATTCAAGCTGCTTGTAAATTGACTCAGGGAAGTTTTTCGTTACCTGTTTGGCACGCCGAGGTTCAATGTCATTCCGAAGTATAGCACGTGATATAAGAGACAGTTTTGGGAGTTTATCACGTAGGCATTTTGATGTGAGGCTTTCCGGTCATCATAGAGGTAAATCACATGGTTCGTTGCATGACTTGAGTGACCAGCCTATAGTAATTCAGAATAGCCGCTGGGCTAATCTTCCACCCGAGCTACTTTACGATGTGATTAGAAGGTTGGAGGAGAGTGAGAGTACTTGGCCGGCCCGAAAACATGTGGTTGCATGCGCTGCTGTTTGCCGATCATGGAGGAGCATGTGCCAGGAAATTGTTAAAATTCCCGAGTTGTCCGGGAAGCTCACGTTTCCAGTTTCACTAAAGCAGGTATCTTACAATCTCTCCATGCCTTTGTATGATCTCACCGGGGAGCCTTTCTCTAACCACTATGATATTTTGTGTGAATTTGTTTTTAATGATAACTAAATAGTAAATCTACTTTATCCGTTGTACAGCCGGGGTCTCGAGATGGAACCATCCAATGCTTTATCAAGAGGGATAAATCTAACTTAACTTACCATCTGTTTTTGTGTCTTAGCCCTGGTGAGCGACTCTATCAATATTTTACATTTGACTGTTTATCGGAAATTGAATTCATTGCCTCAGCCCAGAATCTATTTTTTGTCTTAGTATGAATGGTTAAGTCGGTATTGATAACTGAGTATAACTTCATTTTCATATCCGAAACTGATCAGCCTATTTTGTCAGTTGGTTAAGTTGATTGTATAAAATTGCTGGTTTTTTATAAGCTAATGACAACATTCCATGTCATGGTTTGAAACATTTTCTCCAAATTGCTTTCTTAGTATTAGACTATTAGTAATCGTGTGGCTTCTTGTTGTTTAGTACAGTCATAACTTCATTACGAAGTTAGCAAATCCTTGTAAAGCTCATAATACTTTGACGCAATTGCATCCGATTAAGCATgctttttctttcaatttaaaaTGAACTCCCTTTTCTTACTTCCTAGTATTTTCTTCAATCCCATTTCCTGATCAAGACACATGCATAATTTCAGAAGTTTGCTTTAACATTTCAGATGAAAATTATATTGATTTGATCTAATCTTACTCTTCTCAGACTTATGTCGAATGTCCTTCATTTATACACTCTTGTGTCTATGCTTACTTGCTTTGGTGATATCTGCAGCTTTGCTAGTTGAGAATGGGAAGTTCCTTCTCTCTGCAAAACGAACTCGTCGGACTACTTGCACCGAGTATATTATCTCGATGGATGCAGACAACATTTCGAGATCAAGTAGCACATACATTGGAAAACTCAGGTAAAATTCAGTGTTGTATTTATACTTTCGGCCTTCTACGCATCAGTGTTATTGCTAAACTAGATTTCGTCTCGTTGATTGacttcacaattatggttactGATATCAAAAGCTTACTGGTTTTGCAGATCAAATTTCCTTGGCACCAAGTTCATAATATTCGACACGCAGCCTCCACATAATTGTTCGCACATCGCACCTCCGGGGAGAACCAGCCGCAGGTTCTACTCCAAGAAAGTTTCCCCGAAAGTGCCAACTGGCAGCTACAGCATATCCCAAATTTCATACGAACTAAACGTGCTCGGTACGCGGGGCCCACGGAGGATGAACTGCACTATGCACTCAATCCCCGCCTCGTCATTGGAACCCGGTGGGGTGGTGCCTGGGCAGCCAGAACTTCTCTCTCGGCCCCTCGAGGACTCGTTCCGCAGCATCTCTTTCTCCAAGGCTCTCGACGTCTCTACAGAATTCAGCAGCTCGAGATTTTCTGACATCGCTGGGATATCAAATTCGGACGACGACAGCAAGCCGAGGCCCTTGGTTCTCAAGAACAAGTCTCCGAGATGGCACGAGCAGCTGCAGTGCTGGTGCCTCAACTTCCGAGGGCGGGTGACTGTCGCGTCTGTGAAGAACTTTCAATTGATTGCGGCCACACAGGCGCCGcccccgccaccaccacctAGCGCTCCTCCGGCTGGGTCTCAGCCGGCGCAGTCGGACCACGATAAGGTCATTCTCCAGTTTGGTAAGGTTGGGAAAGACATATTCACCATGGACTATAGGTATCCTCTTTCTGCCTTTCAAGCATTTGCTATTTGCTTGAGCAGCTTTGATACCAAATTGGCTTGTGAATAGAGACAACATAGCCATGATGTTGTTGTTGAAAAGAAGTTATTACATGCAAATCTACTTAAACATTTGTACATTTTCATTGAAAAGGATATTGTTGTATTTTTCCTTTTCCTCACTTTTTTTAGCTTTATTTGGATGATGCTGATGTGAAACATAATGAATTCGCTATGAAAACTGATGATTTCGAAAAGATAGTGTATGTATCTAGtgattgaaattttttattttaagttaagttttcttttatttgatcTCAATTTAGGGTGTATGATAAGTTAAGatgaattttatttatgattaaattagTGGTGAAGCTAGATGGATAGAACCAATGCACTAGGTTTATTGGGCTATTAATCAGTCGTACAAGTCAACGTCAGATAAATTAAACAACATTGTCTAATAAATAAAGCGAcataatttaattgaaaattatGAATAATATATTACACATAGACTATCTAAATTAGAGAACAAATTAAAACCTTATGATTTTGTGACTaatatttaaactaattaaagTTGTACTTCATCCGTCCATAATTTAAAGAACCATAGGATCTTTTGTACACGATTTAAATAactatttacttttttctcttttaataTATAGACCTCACATTTTACTAACTATGTATACTCACAatcataaaactaatactccatctgtccaacCATAATCGAAATGCTTCTTTTCAGCATTATTGAGCGTCACTGTCGATAAATTAAACAACCTTGTCTATTCATAAATAATGCGACATAGTTgagaacaaattcaaattcttaTAGTATACTTGagaacaaattcaaatttaatggTTATCTAATGGATTTTTAACATCGTGAGCATAACTAAAATTTGACCTCATTTCATAACTTTTTAATAATTTACCCATTTATATTTAATAGTTTCattaataaagaataaattaatatcCCAACAATTATCACATCAAACAAATTTACAAAGATCTACTAGTAAAAAGTTACATAGCCCAAAATACGTAAGCCCACATAGActgaaatatatataaatattgataaaaaaatcaGAAAGAAACCCTTATGTCTCATATCAGATCTACTCTTCTTCTTCACCAACGCCTCTTCTTCAATACGgtatttctctctcttattgtAAGTAAGTGTTTGGACAAACAGCCTTATTATTTTAGctccaaataataatagtatttcaaATCTCAATATTACTCTACCTATTGTTCCCTCAGTCCTTAATAATTtgtcacgagttttaagaaacgtACTTAGAGAGTggtttgaaaaagttagtgaaaagtgaataaatcaaaaaaaagccatcgaaaataatttcttgaGTAAAAATTGTGTTGCGAAATTCAAGCTTGCGATGAAAGCTACAGAATCCAAGAAACCTATTGTTTTATATCCAAGAAACTCATTCTTCAATTTGACAAACATAGAAATCACGATCAAAGTTTTGCATTAAAGAGATTGGGGCTGGCGAAAGACCAAGTCAAGCAGTTGCAATCGAAAGAATGGATTTCCGACATAGTAATCAATAACCTCAAACTTGttgaattattattaaatataagATAAGGTTATAACTCTATTCATGAGGGCGGGTGACTGTTGTGTCTGTgaagaactttcagctgattgCGGCCACACAAagcgccgccaccgccgcctaAGGCTCCTCCGGCTGGCTCTCAGCCGGCGCTGTCGGACCACGATAAGGTCATTCGTTTGGTAAGGTTGAGAAAGACATATTCACCATGGACTATAGGTATCCTCTTTCTGCATTTCAAGCATTTGCTATTTGCTTGGGCAGCTTTGATACCAAATTGGCTTTTGAATAGAGACAACATAACCATGATTTGTTGTTGAAAAGAATTTATTACATGCAATCTACTTCAACATTTGTACATTTTCATTGAAAAGGATGTTgtatttttccttttc
This window contains:
- the LOC121759688 gene encoding tubby-like F-box protein 8 — translated: MSFRSIARDIRDSFGSLSRRHFDVRLSGHHRGKSHGSLHDLSDQPIVIQNSRWANLPPELLYDVIRRLEESESTWPARKHVVACAAVCRSWRSMCQEIVKIPELSGKLTFPVSLKQPGSRDGTIQCFIKRDKSNLTYHLFLCLSPALLVENGKFLLSAKRTRRTTCTEYIISMDADNISRSSSTYIGKLRSNFLGTKFIIFDTQPPHNCSHIAPPGRTSRRFYSKKVSPKVPTGSYSISQISYELNVLGTRGPRRMNCTMHSIPASSLEPGGVVPGQPELLSRPLEDSFRSISFSKALDVSTEFSSSRFSDIAGISNSDDDSKPRPLVLKNKSPRWHEQLQCWCLNFRGRVTVASVKNFQLIAATQAPPPPPPPSAPPAGSQPAQSDHDKVILQFGKVGKDIFTMDYRYPLSAFQAFAICLSSFDTKLACE